The window CGAGTGGGAGACCGACGAAGGGGCGGTCCGCGTCACCGACCTGATGCCGCAACGGGACCGCGCCCCCGACATCGTCCGGATCGTCGAGGGCCTGCGCGGCGAAGTGACCGTCCGCAGCATGCTCCGGCTGCGCTTCGACTACGGCTCGATCACCCCGTGGGTGCGCCGCTCCGACGGCCACCGGGTCGCCGTGGCGGGCCCGGACTCGGTGTGGCTGCGCAGCGAACCGGACGTCCGCACCTGGGGCGAGGACGAGTGCACCTACTCGGAATTCACCGTCGCCGAGGGCGAGTCGGTGGCGTTCGTCCTCACCTGGCACCCCTCGCACGAGCCACGCCCGCCGCTGGTCGACCCATACGAGGCCCTGAACGCCAGCGTCTCCGACTGGCAGGCCTGGGCGGCCCGCTGCCGCTACGACGGACCGCAACGGGACGCCGTGGTCCGCTCCCTGATCACCCTCAAGGCGCTCACCTACTCCCCCACCGGCGGTATCGTCGCCGCCCCCACCACCTCGCTCCCCGAGGAACTGGGCGGCGTACGCAACTGGGACTACCGCTACTGCTGGCTGCGCGACTCCACCCTCACCCTCGGCGCGCTCCTGTCCGCCGGCTACCAGGAGGAGGCCGAGGCCTGGCGGAACTGGCTGCTGCGCGCGGTCGCGGGCGACCCGGCGGACCTGCAGATCATGTACGGCCTGGCCGGCGAGCGCCGGCTGCCCGAGACGGAGCTGCCCTGGCTGCCCGGCTTCGCCGCCACCGGACCCGTACGGATCGGCAACGACGCCGTGAAGCAGCTCCAGCTCGACGTGTACGGCGAGGTCATGGACTCGCTGTCGCTGGCCCGCAGTTCGGGTCTGCCGTCCGAGCCGCACATGTGGGCGCTCCAGGTCGCGCTGATGGACTTCCTGTGCACGGCGTGGCGGCAGCCCGACGAGGGGCTGTGGGAGGTGCGCGGGGGCCGCAGGCAGTTCGTCCACTCCAAGGTGATGGTGTGGGTGGCCGCGGACCGCGCGGTGCGCGCGGTGGAACGGAACCCTGACCTGGAAGGCGATGTGGACGCCTGGCGCGCGATGCGCGAGGAGGTGCACCAGGAGGTGTGCGAGCGGGGGTACGACCCCGAGCGGAACACCTTCACCCAGTACTACGGCTCGCGCGAGCTGGACGCCTCCCTGCTGCTGATCCCGCGCGTGGGCTTCCTGCCGCCGGAGGACCCACGGGTGACCGGCACCGTCGACGCGGTCCGCGACGAGCTGGGCCACGGCGGTTTCCTGCGTCGCTACAGCGCCGAGAAGACGGTCGTCGACGGACTGCCGGGCGGCGAGGGCACCTTCCTGGTGTGCTCGTTCTGGCTCGCGGACGCGCTGCACATGACGGGCCGTACGAAGGAGGCCCGGGAGCTGTTCGAACGACTCGTCGGCCTCTGCAACGACGTCGGGCTGCTGTCCGAGGAGTACGAACCCGTCGCCGGCCACCAGCTCGGCAACTTCCCGCAGGCGTTCAGCCATATCGGCCTGGTGAACACCGCCCTCGCCCTGTTCGGGGCGGACGAGGCAGGATAGAGGCCATGGATCTTGGACTGAAGGACCGGGTGTACATCGTCACCGGAGCGACGCGCGGGCTGGGCAACGCCGTGGTGCGCGAGCTCGTCGCCGACGGCGCGAAGGTGGTGCTGACCGGGAGGGACGAGGAGCGTGCCGCGGCCGCGGCTGCCGAACTCGGGCCGGATGCCGTCGGGGTGGCCGTCGCCAATGCCGACCCGGAGGCGGCGGCCCGGCTGATCGCCACCGCCCGGGAGCGGTTCGGCGGCTTCGACGGCATTCTCATCAGCGTCGGTGGACCGCCGGCGGGCTTTGTCGCCGACAACACGGACGAGCAGTGGCAGGCGGCGTTCGAGTCGGTGTTCCTCGGCGCGGTGCGCCTCGCCCGTGCGGCGGCGGCCGAGTTGGAGGCGGGCGGTGTCATCGGGTTCGTGCTGTCCGGCTCCGTGCACGAGCCGATTCCGGGGCTGACGATCTCGAACGGGCTGCGCCCCGGGCTCGCCGGGTTCGCCAAGTCCCTCGCGGATGAGCTGGGGCCGCGGGGCATCCGGGTCGTGGGGGTGCTGCCGTCGCGGATCGACACGGACCGGGTCCGTGAGCTGGACGGGATGTCCGCCGATCCGGAAGCCACCCGGGCCGCGAACGAGGCACGGATTCCGCTGCGGCGGTACGGCACGCCGGAGGAGTTCGGGCGCGTCGGGGCGTTCCTGCTGTCTCCGGCCGCTTCCTACCTGA of the Streptomyces sp. NBC_00287 genome contains:
- a CDS encoding SDR family oxidoreductase; protein product: MDLGLKDRVYIVTGATRGLGNAVVRELVADGAKVVLTGRDEERAAAAAAELGPDAVGVAVANADPEAAARLIATARERFGGFDGILISVGGPPAGFVADNTDEQWQAAFESVFLGAVRLARAAAAELEAGGVIGFVLSGSVHEPIPGLTISNGLRPGLAGFAKSLADELGPRGIRVVGVLPSRIDTDRVRELDGMSADPEATRAANEARIPLRRYGTPEEFGRVGAFLLSPAASYLTGIMVPVDGGMRHGF
- a CDS encoding glycoside hydrolase family 15 protein produces the protein MHPRIEDYALIGDEQTAALIGMDGSVDWLCLPRFDSTACFARLLGDEENGHWRIAPTGADRCARRAYRPDTLVLDTEWETDEGAVRVTDLMPQRDRAPDIVRIVEGLRGEVTVRSMLRLRFDYGSITPWVRRSDGHRVAVAGPDSVWLRSEPDVRTWGEDECTYSEFTVAEGESVAFVLTWHPSHEPRPPLVDPYEALNASVSDWQAWAARCRYDGPQRDAVVRSLITLKALTYSPTGGIVAAPTTSLPEELGGVRNWDYRYCWLRDSTLTLGALLSAGYQEEAEAWRNWLLRAVAGDPADLQIMYGLAGERRLPETELPWLPGFAATGPVRIGNDAVKQLQLDVYGEVMDSLSLARSSGLPSEPHMWALQVALMDFLCTAWRQPDEGLWEVRGGRRQFVHSKVMVWVAADRAVRAVERNPDLEGDVDAWRAMREEVHQEVCERGYDPERNTFTQYYGSRELDASLLLIPRVGFLPPEDPRVTGTVDAVRDELGHGGFLRRYSAEKTVVDGLPGGEGTFLVCSFWLADALHMTGRTKEARELFERLVGLCNDVGLLSEEYEPVAGHQLGNFPQAFSHIGLVNTALALFGADEAG